GAGTTCCGTCAGAAAATCCATCATTTGGTGTAACGCACGCTTGCCAGGTTTCGTCTATGCTCGTCTCTTCGTTAATGATGAGATTTGTCCTATTCTCGTAAAGAGTTTGAATTTGTTTCCCTGACAAGTTTAGATGGAATACTTGTAAGCCATCAATCTCTCCGTTAAAAGTGCTTTCAGATCCGCTAAAGAGTCTCCCTATAGTGACGTTTTGAGAAGTGTTGTTCATTGCCACATAAGACCCCGCTGAGCTGGTAGTGACTGATTCCTCAACTCCGTTTACGTAGAGCTTAATACCGTTTGGAAGAGAAGAACCGTCATAGGATGCTGCAATGAAATACCATTGATTTGTTGAGAGTGTTGAGGATCCTTCTGCACCTATGTTTGCAGAGATTGAACCACCATTGAACAAATGCAAAAATAATTTACCTGCTGCAAGTTGGAGTACATACTCTGCATTGGTTGGAACTCCTGGTTCTCCAGAAGAATACTTAGAAATAATTGGATTTCCTGATGTGCTTTTCGCGTTAATCCACGCAGTTATTGTGAATGGAAAATCTTGTGTGCCATTTCCAAAGCTTAACTCAGAACTGTCCGGAACGATTATTTGATTTCCCGACGATGTAAACGTGTACGCCCCCTTACCGTCTTTTCCTCCTGTTGCATTAAATACAGCAGACACCACTGTGCCATTATTCCCAAAAGTAGAATAGTCAATAGCAGTAGAGGAAGCAGAAGAATGGTTTTCAAAAGGCATATTAAGAACAGCAATACTCTCAAAATCAGTTCCATTCCACAATCTCCAATCAGTGATATTCTTCACAGAATCTCCATCTGCATCAAAAACATCAAAGTGGAGAGTGAGGTTGTCTGATGTAAGGTTTTGAGGAGATGTTGCGTTGAGTGTTACGTTTTCAACAAGAGGTAGTGCGAAGGAAGTTATTTGATTTCCCGAGCTTTCTCCTGCGAGTATGGTAAATGCTTGTTCTTCTTCGTTCGAACTTGTTGTGGAGGTGCTTGCTGTAGGAAGTATTGTGCTGTTGGTTTTGCCTGTTGTTATGTTTGCCTCAACAGCTACGTTTTTTTCAGGTGCTGACGCTGCAAATCCTGTGTATGTTGTTCCATAGTGGTGCAAGAGTGCGAGTGCTATGATGAAGAAGACAACTGCGTACAGTTTCCAGTTGAGTTTATTCTTTTGCATGCCCTCTTTTTGCTATGGCGTAGAGTGCGCTTGGTTTTTTATTAAGGAGTTTTGCTATTTTGTATATGGTGTATCCGAAGTGTTCTTGTAGGTAGATAATGACGTGTTCAAGAATGGAGTGTGATCTGTCTGCGAATATTTTGACGGGTATACGTATGTCTGAGTCTGGGTTGAAGGGTCCTGGGTGTTTTTTTTCTGCCCTGTTGATTGAGGTCCATATGGATCTGTCGTCTCGGTTGAGGAGGGCTGCGATTTGTGCGTAGGTGAGATCGTAGTGATCTTTGAGGTATTTGCAGAGACCTTCTGAAGGGCTAAGCTCGCTTGCAAATGCAGCGAGCGGCACGGTTTGCTCGCCCTCCTCTGTGTAGAGACTTTGAATTTTTTCAAGGGTGATGCCTTTTTGTTTTGCGTAGTGGAGCACTTGTTTGAGAAGTTGTTCTGTTGCGGGGTCTAGCGTGGACGTATCAGAGTACTGCATTAGTATACTTCTTTACTGACAGAGTTTATAAATAAATCGGTTTTTATAGTGAAAATACTGACAATGAAGAATTTAGTTGAATAAAAAGGAGATATTTGAATAGTAAAATACTTTAAAATAAGAGCATACTGGAATAAAACAATGTAAAATACTGTTTATGAATAATTAAAATACTTAATATTAAACATACTTCCACTTCACCGTTCCAAAAGGCATGCTTATAAATACCCTTCAAAAAAGAGCAAGTTATGCCCTATGAACTTATCCTTGCTGAAAAGCCAAGTGCTGCAAAAAAAATAGCAGAAGCACTCTCCGATTCTAAAATCATCAAAGAAAACAACAAAGGAGTGCCCTACTACCTTGTCTCGCACACTACCAAGGATGGAAAACACAAAGATATTGTTGTTGCAAGCGCTGTTGGTCATTTATTTGGTGTTGATGAAGAAGAAAAGAGCGGTTGGACATATCCTGTCTTTAACATGAAGTGGGTTCCAACCTATCTGAGTAAAAAAGGAAATTATGCTAAAAAATATGCAGATACCTTGAAAAAACTCGCAAAAGGTGCAAACGAATTTACCATTGCAACAGATTATGACATTGAAGGAGAGGTTATTGGTCTTAACATTGTTCGCCACTTGTTCAAACAAAAAGATGCGAACAGAATGCACTTCTCAACACTTACGAAAAATGAATTAAGAAAAGCGTATGAGAACAAGATGCCACATCTTGATTGGGGACAAGCAAATGCGGGCGAGACAAGACACTTTCTTGACTGGCTCTACGGTATCAACCTCTCACGCGCACTATCTCTTTCTGTCAAGCGTGCAAAGAACATGTTTAAAGTACTCTCCATAGGACGAGTCCAAGGTCCCGCGCTTAAAATCATTACCGATAAGGAAAAAGAAATTCAAGCATTCGAACCTAAGCCATATTGGCAAATTGAGCTTACAGGTGTTGTAAGAGGAGCTCCCCTCATAGCACTGCACGCACAGGACAAGTTTTGGGAAAAGGAAGATGCAACAAAAGCGTATGAGCATGCCAAAGGGCATGATGCAAAAGTTGCAAAGATTGAGACTCGTCAATTCGAACAAAAACCACCTACTCCGTTTGACCTTACCTCTTTGCAAACAGAAGCGTATCGCTCATTAAAAATTCAACCAAAAGACACGCTTGCGATTGCGCAAACGCTTTACACCGACGGTCTGATTTCCTATCCGAGAACATCTTCTCAAAAATATCCTAAGGAGTTGGGACTTGATAAAGTAATGAGAGAATTTCTCAAGCACGGAACCTACAAAAAACTTGCAGAAAAACTTTTGCAAAAACCACTCATTCCAAATGAAGGATCAAAATCAGATCCT
The sequence above is a segment of the Candidatus Woesearchaeota archaeon genome. Coding sequences within it:
- a CDS encoding LamG domain-containing protein — translated: MQKNKLNWKLYAVVFFIIALALLHHYGTTYTGFAASAPEKNVAVEANITTGKTNSTILPTASTSTTSSNEEEQAFTILAGESSGNQITSFALPLVENVTLNATSPQNLTSDNLTLHFDVFDADGDSVKNITDWRLWNGTDFESIAVLNMPFENHSSASSTAIDYSTFGNNGTVVSAVFNATGGKDGKGAYTFTSSGNQIIVPDSSELSFGNGTQDFPFTITAWINAKSTSGNPIISKYSSGEPGVPTNAEYVLQLAAGKLFLHLFNGGSISANIGAEGSSTLSTNQWYFIAASYDGSSLPNGIKLYVNGVEESVTTSSAGSYVAMNNTSQNVTIGRLFSGSESTFNGEIDGLQVFHLNLSGKQIQTLYENRTNLIINEETSIDETWQACVTPNDGFSDGT
- the topA gene encoding DNA topoisomerase I — protein: MPYELILAEKPSAAKKIAEALSDSKIIKENNKGVPYYLVSHTTKDGKHKDIVVASAVGHLFGVDEEEKSGWTYPVFNMKWVPTYLSKKGNYAKKYADTLKKLAKGANEFTIATDYDIEGEVIGLNIVRHLFKQKDANRMHFSTLTKNELRKAYENKMPHLDWGQANAGETRHFLDWLYGINLSRALSLSVKRAKNMFKVLSIGRVQGPALKIITDKEKEIQAFEPKPYWQIELTGVVRGAPLIALHAQDKFWEKEDATKAYEHAKGHDAKVAKIETRQFEQKPPTPFDLTSLQTEAYRSLKIQPKDTLAIAQTLYTDGLISYPRTSSQKYPKELGLDKVMREFLKHGTYKKLAEKLLQKPLIPNEGSKSDPAHPAIYPTGQFKQLTGREEKIYDLIVRRFLAVFAEPAKRETMKITLDCNGEEFSSKGTRTVYPGWHEFYGPHVKLEEEELPKVEKGDVVKVEKLELLEKQTQPPKRYTPASIIKELEKRNLGTKATRANIIENLYQRGYVNDKSIEATGLGMRTVATLEKYCPEILDEEMTRKFEEEMEEIRAQKKKEEEVLEEAKTNLSKILDHFKKNEALIGEELAQATIETRDELSHIGKCPSCKSGDLQVRKGKYGQFIACNKYPDCKTTFSIPAKAKVTSMKKECEHCGYPIVSIGTGKRPRVTCLNPDCPGKKNEDEEKQMKKAESNPCPSCGKGQLVIRKSIYGKFVACDQYPKCKYTQKFEEGKTDEHM